Part of the Tumebacillus sp. BK434 genome is shown below.
TGATGCTCAAAGCTTCTGAAGACCTGTATACCAACTACTTCTACGGCGCGTTTGAGCGGGCGCTGCGCATCTTGGGCTTGCTGATCGCCGTGCTGCTTCCGGGTTTTTATGTCGCGATCACCAGCTTTCATCAGGACCAGATTCCGCTCACCCTGCTCGCCACCTTGCTGATCGCGCGCAAAGGGATCCCGTTCACGGTGCCGCTGGAATCGTTTCTGATGCTCTTGCTCTTTGAGCTGTTCCGGGAAGCGGGCATGCGGCTGCCGGGCAAAGTCGGACAAACGCTGGCGGTGGTCGGCGGCCTGATCATCGGAGATGCGGCGATTCGCGCCGGAATTGCCAGCCCTTCGCTGCTGGTCGTCGCCGGGACGACCGCTGTGACCACGTTTACCCTGATCAACCAGTCGCTGGCTGGTGCCGTCTCGATTTTGCGCTTTTTGATCATGGTGTTGTGCTCGTTTTTGGGACTGTTTGGTTTCTTCATCGGGGTGTTTGCGGTCATCGCTTACATGTCCAGCCTTCGCTCATTCGGTGCCCCCTATCTGGCGCCGGCCGCTCCTTTGTACTGGAAGGACCTCCACGGAATCCTCCTGCGCATGCCGGGAACCAAGATGCAGCGTCGTCCCGGTTTTTTGAAACTGAAGGACAAGACGAGAAAAGGCGGGACGTACGATGAAGAATAAGCGGCGGGTCTTGGTTCTTTTGCTGCTGGTCATGTCCCTTTCCCTGTCCGGGTGTTGGAGCTACAAAACGCTGGAACACTTGAGTTACATTCACTCGATCGGCATTGATTATCGGGACGGGAAGTTTTTTATCTACGCCCAATTTCCCAATTTCACACTGCTTAGCAAGGTGGAAGGTGCGGGGCAGTCTGAGAACGCCACTCCGATCTTTGTGGGCAAAGGCGTTGGCGAGACGTTTAACATGGCGTTGTATGATCTGTATCATACGATGCAGCGCCGCCTGTTTTGGAGCCATCTGACCACGATTGTGATGACCGAGGCGACGATGAAGATGGAAGTGGATCAGATCCTCGATCTTTTCCAGCGTTTTGGGGAGTATCGGCCGACATTCTGGGTCTATATCACCGATGAGAATCTGGAAGATATTTTTCTGTCCACCCATGTGTTTGACTCGTCCCCTGTCTTTTCCAAACTGGGTGATCCGATCGACATGAACAGACAGGACTCTTACCCGGTACTGCCACAGCGCATGTTCCGCTATATGGCGATGCAGAGGGAGCCCGCTCACACGATGATCGTGCCAAGCTTAGGCAGCACGAAGACACGGTGGTTTGATGAGAATAGAAAGTACCGAGTGATGCACTTTGACGGCTATACGATATTCAAGAACAAGAAATGGAAAGGGCGCTTGTCTTACGATGAGGCGCAAGGGCTTCTGTGGCTCAATCCGGATCTGGTACGCTCCCCGCTGACGATCAAATTAAACAAAAAAAGCGTGTTCACCATAGTGATCCTCAAGCCGGACGTGAAGATCATTCCGATCCTCAAGCCTGACCGGGTCCAATTTGCGCTCAAGATTCGCCTAAAAGGGCATGTCACCCAACTGAGCGGCGTCCGCGATGAGAAACGCTTGGTCGAGGCGGCCATCAATCAGATCAAAAAGCAGATTCGGTTGACCTATAACAAGGGGCTGGAGATCGACGCCGATGTGCTCAACCTCTCCGATTCGGTCTATCGCAAGCACCCGCAGGCGTGGAAGAAGTTTGCGAAAAACAACGAACTGCCACTGCAGGAAGATACGCTGGCTGACGTCAAGGTGCATTTGGAAGTGATGCACTATGGCAAGAAGCTGCATTTTGATCAGAAATAAAAAAACCGGAGGTTCTCCTCCGGTTTTTGTGCTGTGTGCTACAGCTTTAATTCCCATGTCTCCCCGACCAAATCGGCGCAGACCTGCGCCACCAGCGCTTCAAATCGCTGATCCCAGCCGTATTCCCGGGCATACAGCACACCGTGGCGGTGAATCACCCAACCGATGTCACCCGGCTTGGGCTGACGCAGCGTGATGGGGGCGGCTGCTTTTGCGGTGTCAGACATGTTCTTACCTCCTTTCTCGTGCTGTGGTATAATCTGCCTATTCTAAATAGATCATTTTGCGCGTCATGCCGCCGTCGATGACAAGGTTGGCGCCGGTGATGAAATCGTTGGCCGGATCGGTCAGATAGATGCAGGCGTTGGCGATATCTGCCGGTCGCCCGACGCGTCCGGACGGATGCTGAGTATGGTCTTCCTCGCGCAGCTGGCTGTAGTCGCCCGTTTCGATCCAGCCGGGCGAGATCGCATTCACCTGGATTCGATCCGGACCGAGCGAGACGGCGAGAGCATGTGTCAGCGCGAGGATGCCGCCTTTGGATGCAGCGTACGCTTCGGTGTTCGGTTCGGACATCAAAGCGCGTGTCGAGCACATGTTGATGATTTTGCCACCCCCACCCACTTTCATCAGCCTGGCTGCTTCGCGGGCGCAGAGGAACGTGCCGCGCAGGTTGAGGTTGAGAATATCGTCCCACTCCCCCACGCTGAGTTCGTAAGGAGATTTCCAAACGGAGACCCCGGCGTTGTTGATCAGAACATCCAGTCGGCCGAACTGTTCGCGGATTTTCCGAAACATACGTTCGATCTCCTGCGGATCTCGCAGGTCGGTCTGCATCGCGGTGGTCTGTTCCGGCGCAAACGGTTCCTTGTCGGCCGCGATCACCGTGGCACCTTGTGCGGCATACGTCTCGGCGATCGAGCGGCCGATGCCTTGCGCGGCACCGGTGACGAGCACGACGCGGTTGAGTTGAGTTTTCATCGTAGCACTCCTTTGTAGCACACTCATTGGTATTTACGGTACCGAAATCCAATCGGAGAATCAAGTGAAGAGAAGGTGTTCCCCATGAGTCGAAAAGCGATCCATCTGCTGACCACCGAGGTTCTGCAGTCTGCATCCTCCAAATACGGACTTGATCCTGCCCGCCTCGTCGATCTCGGCAGCGGCAATGTCAACACGGTGTATGACTGCCAGGCGGATGGTCAGTCGTGCATCCTCCGTTTGACCCACAACTCGCGCCGAGAGCAGCGCGAGCTGGCGAGCGAAGCCGATTATGTCAATTACCTCGCCCAAAACGGGGCGGCGGTGTCGAGGGTCATCCCGTCAAAGGACGGCAACTTGGCGGAAGCGCTGCCGAACGGCTTTAGCGCCGTGCTGTTCGAAAAAGCGCCTGGGCAGCTGCCGGACGAAGCAGACTGGAACGATGATTTTTATTACCGCTGGGGCAAGCTGACCGGCGCGCTGCATCGGATCAGCCGTTCCTACACGCCCCCGTCAGGCTTGAAACGACATGCCTGGCACGAAGACGGATGGTTTCAGTTCCGAAGCTACATCCCGGCTGACCAGACAACCGTTTTGCAGCAGGCTGATGAGCTGCTGGCCGAACTGAACAGCCTGCCCCGTGATGCGGCAGGATACGGGCTGATACACAACGACCTCCATTCCCGCAACTTCCTGCAGCACGGGGAGCAGTTGACCGCTTTTGACTTTGACGACTGTTGCTACAACTGGTATGTCAACGACATCGCGGTGATCCTCTACCATGCGCTGACCCGCTTTTCCAGACCGCCCCGCAGCGGCGCGGAAGAAAAAGCGTTCGGCGAGCGGTTCATGCAGCAGTTTCTGACCGGGTATCGCACCGAACATGAACTGGATGCGGCGTGGGTGGCGCGACTGCCCCTGTTTCTGAAAATGCGCCGCATGTTGTTATACGTGTTTTATCATCAGGAATTTGATCTGGACAACCTCTCGGCACTGATGTCCGGCCGCATCGCCGACACGCGGCAGGCGATCGAACAAGATACGCCGCTAACCGACATTCGTTTTGCATCTTTGTGATAGAGATGCCGAATAAGCAAAAGACCAGGGAGTTCCTCCCTGGTCTTTTGCATGCTGCTTACTCATCACGCTGCTGCCCGGCGAAGATCATCACGAATTTCAACAGCTGCAGAATCGAAATCAACGCCGCGGCAACATAGGTCAACGCGGCAGCATTCAGCACTTTGTTGACACCGTGCTCTTCGTCATTGCGGATGAACCCTTCCGCCACCATCAGCGCTTTCGCCCGAGAGCTGGCGTTAAACTCCACCGGCAGTGTGATCACCTGAAACGCCACCGCCACGGAAAACAGCACGATGCCAAATCCGGTCAGCCCCGTCGCGCCAAGCAATAGCCCGGCGATCAACAGGTATGGCGCCGCGCCGGAGGCGATGCGCACCACCGGGAAGATGCGGTGGCGGAGCACGAGCATCGGGTAGGACATTTTGTGCTGAATGGCGTGACCGACCTCATGGCAGGCGACCGACAGCGATGCGATCGAGTGGCCGTAATAAACCGGCTCGGATAGGCGGACGATGCGATGGATCGGGTCATAATGGTCGCTGAGCCGCCCCGGCACCGGCTCGACGGGAACGTCGCGCAGTCCCTGACGGTCGAGCAGCGTTCGTGCCGCCTGTTCCCCGGTCATGCCGGACGAAGCCGGGACTTGCTCCCAGCGTTTAAATTTCCCCGAGACTTGAAACTGCGCCCACAAGGACAGCCCGAAGGCGATGAAGATCACAATGTCCAGCGGATGGAAAAACAATCGGAACCCTCCTACAGATCATGATCGCTTCCCCTATGTTGCCCAAAACGCAAGAAAACCGCTCGTGGAAGAACGGATTTCTTGCGTTTTAATTTACGTAATATTTTTTATGTGAACACTATGTGGTGTTATGAGCGTTCATGTGTTGCATTCTTTCTGTCCTTCATAGGCCAGCCAGCGCTCGATGATCGTTCGAATCCGCTTTTGGCGATACAAGAGCAGCCGTTTGATGAACTGGCGGTCGCGCATCTGCAGGTGACCGCGCGGCACGGCGCGCAAGGCTGCATCGATCTCCCACATGCGCAGTTTTTCGATCTTTTGGATCATCGGCTCCAGCCGCTCGTTGTCCGATTGTGCAGCGAGCAGGCCCTGTGGCACGTTGTAAAAGCGCCAGAGCTGCTCCCACAAAGGCGCGTTCCATGCCCCGCGCTTCCATTTGCGCGGCGAGCCGAACAAGGTGTGGCCATGGTCGATCAGGTACCAGTGATACCGTTCACCGGGGGTGTTGCGATACAGGACCAAGTTCTTGCCTTTCGCCCGGTCGATGTTGGCGATCCAGGCGTCGAACACGACCATCTGGGCGAGCAGGTCAAACTGTTCGATATGCTGTTCGGGGGCAGTTTTGACCTCTGCCGCCGCTTCGCGCCACGTGATCACTTCATCCGCCTCGGCCTGTACCGAAACGATCCCTTCCTGCGGGATGCCGCCCGGCCCCCAGACGGTCGCCATCTCCAGTTTGCCGACCGGAAACCCGAGCCGCTTGGCCAGCGCCGCAGCTATGATTTCGTTGGCGATCATCGGACCCGAATAATACCACTGCTCTTTGGTTGCGAACTTAAAATACCCGCGCGTGTTGCGTTCGTCGCGCACCACCCAGACCTGCCCTTGACGCTTCTCTTTCCAAGGGCGTTCCAGAATCCAATGGTGTCTAGGCATTCCTGCTCCCCCTTTCCGCAATCAACGCTTGAAACAGCGCTCCGTACCGGAAAGCGATCTTCGTCCAATCATACTCGCCAGCCAACTTCCGCCCTGCTTCCCTCCGTGCCGCTGTGCGCTCCGGGTCCTGCCACATCGATCGGATCGCGTCGGCGATCGTCTGTGGAGCAACGGCAGGGATCAGCGTTGCGGTCGTTTCATTAACGCTGTGCTGCAGTCCGCCGCTTTGGGTGGAGACGAGCGGAATACCGGCGGCCAGCGCTTCCAAGGCGACCAGGCCGAACGATTCACTGCGGCTTGGCAAGACGAGCGCACCTGCCGTGCGATACGCCCGCTGCACCTCGCGATGCGTGCGCGGCCCCAGCCAGCGCACCGCGCCGGTCACTCCGAGGCGTTCACACAGACTATGCAGGTGCAAGGTATAGCGTTCAGCACCGCCGCCGACCACGGTGAGCCGGACGCGCGGCTCCGTTTGGCGCAGCAGGGCGAGCGCGTGCAGCAGCTCTTCGATCCCCTTGTCCCGCACCAGCCGGCCGACGAACAAAAGCTGATCGAGCGGCGCACGGCGCCTGTCCGTTTCTGGTGGCAGAATGACCCCGTTTGGAATCACCGTCGTCTTCTCGGGACGACCGATTTCTTGCTGCAGCCAGGCGCTGGGCGCGGTGATCCGATCGGCAAACGTGAACAGCAGCTCCTGCCGTTTGGCCATTTTGTCCCGCGCCAAGGACGATCTTTCATGCCGCACAAGCGAATGGCAGCTGTAGACGAGCGGGATGTTCCAGTTTGACTGCAGAAGCAGCGCGAGTTCTTGGCACTGCACGCTGTGCACGTGGA
Proteins encoded:
- a CDS encoding phosphotransferase; translated protein: MSRKAIHLLTTEVLQSASSKYGLDPARLVDLGSGNVNTVYDCQADGQSCILRLTHNSRREQRELASEADYVNYLAQNGAAVSRVIPSKDGNLAEALPNGFSAVLFEKAPGQLPDEADWNDDFYYRWGKLTGALHRISRSYTPPSGLKRHAWHEDGWFQFRSYIPADQTTVLQQADELLAELNSLPRDAAGYGLIHNDLHSRNFLQHGEQLTAFDFDDCCYNWYVNDIAVILYHALTRFSRPPRSGAEEKAFGERFMQQFLTGYRTEHELDAAWVARLPLFLKMRRMLLYVFYHQEFDLDNLSALMSGRIADTRQAIEQDTPLTDIRFASL
- a CDS encoding HipA family kinase; this translates as MPRHHWILERPWKEKRQGQVWVVRDERNTRGYFKFATKEQWYYSGPMIANEIIAAALAKRLGFPVGKLEMATVWGPGGIPQEGIVSVQAEADEVITWREAAAEVKTAPEQHIEQFDLLAQMVVFDAWIANIDRAKGKNLVLYRNTPGERYHWYLIDHGHTLFGSPRKWKRGAWNAPLWEQLWRFYNVPQGLLAAQSDNERLEPMIQKIEKLRMWEIDAALRAVPRGHLQMRDRQFIKRLLLYRQKRIRTIIERWLAYEGQKECNT
- a CDS encoding zinc metallopeptidase; the protein is MFFHPLDIVIFIAFGLSLWAQFQVSGKFKRWEQVPASSGMTGEQAARTLLDRQGLRDVPVEPVPGRLSDHYDPIHRIVRLSEPVYYGHSIASLSVACHEVGHAIQHKMSYPMLVLRHRIFPVVRIASGAAPYLLIAGLLLGATGLTGFGIVLFSVAVAFQVITLPVEFNASSRAKALMVAEGFIRNDEEHGVNKVLNAAALTYVAAALISILQLLKFVMIFAGQQRDE
- a CDS encoding Ger(x)C family spore germination protein; this encodes MKNKRRVLVLLLLVMSLSLSGCWSYKTLEHLSYIHSIGIDYRDGKFFIYAQFPNFTLLSKVEGAGQSENATPIFVGKGVGETFNMALYDLYHTMQRRLFWSHLTTIVMTEATMKMEVDQILDLFQRFGEYRPTFWVYITDENLEDIFLSTHVFDSSPVFSKLGDPIDMNRQDSYPVLPQRMFRYMAMQREPAHTMIVPSLGSTKTRWFDENRKYRVMHFDGYTIFKNKKWKGRLSYDEAQGLLWLNPDLVRSPLTIKLNKKSVFTIVILKPDVKIIPILKPDRVQFALKIRLKGHVTQLSGVRDEKRLVEAAINQIKKQIRLTYNKGLEIDADVLNLSDSVYRKHPQAWKKFAKNNELPLQEDTLADVKVHLEVMHYGKKLHFDQK
- a CDS encoding SDR family oxidoreductase; protein product: MKTQLNRVVLVTGAAQGIGRSIAETYAAQGATVIAADKEPFAPEQTTAMQTDLRDPQEIERMFRKIREQFGRLDVLINNAGVSVWKSPYELSVGEWDDILNLNLRGTFLCAREAARLMKVGGGGKIINMCSTRALMSEPNTEAYAASKGGILALTHALAVSLGPDRIQVNAISPGWIETGDYSQLREEDHTQHPSGRVGRPADIANACIYLTDPANDFITGANLVIDGGMTRKMIYLE
- a CDS encoding glycosyltransferase family 4 protein yields the protein MRIFVLSNEFHPLIIGGLGIVATELTQRLVQDPANEVTVLTKGHKRFGQVKRHDNLKVVRFPRHSNYTSRTHFFPEPILNWLREQGTSPPELLHVHSVQCQELALLLQSNWNIPLVYSCHSLVRHERSSLARDKMAKRQELLFTFADRITAPSAWLQQEIGRPEKTTVIPNGVILPPETDRRRAPLDQLLFVGRLVRDKGIEELLHALALLRQTEPRVRLTVVGGGAERYTLHLHSLCERLGVTGAVRWLGPRTHREVQRAYRTAGALVLPSRSESFGLVALEALAAGIPLVSTQSGGLQHSVNETTATLIPAVAPQTIADAIRSMWQDPERTAARREAGRKLAGEYDWTKIAFRYGALFQALIAERGSRNA